The sequence CCGTCTCCGCCCTACCCCGCCAACTCCCGCACCACCGGCACCAGCGCCCGGAACGCCTTGCCGCGGTGGCTGATCGCGTTCTTCTCCGCCGGGGTCAGCTCCGCGCAGGTGCGGGTCTCGCCCTCCGGCTGGAGGATCGGGTCGTAGCCGAAGCCGTTCGTGCCGGACGGGGTGTGGCGCAGGGTGCCGTTCAGGCGGCCCTCGACCACGCGTTCCGTGCCGTCGGGGAGGGCCAGGGCGGCGGCGCAGGCGAAGTAGGCGCCGCGGTGGGCGTCCGCGATGTCGCCGAGCTGGGCCAGGAGCAGGCGCAGGTTGGCCCTGTCGTCGCCGTGGGTGCCGGACCAGCGGGCCGAGAAGATGCCGGGGGCGCCGCCGAGGACGTCGACGCAGAGGCCGGAGTCGTCGGCGATCGCCGGGAGGCCGGTGGCCTGGGCGAGGGCGTGGGCCTTGAGGAGCGCGTTCTCGGCGAAGGTGACGCCGGTCTCCTTGACGTCGGGGATGTCGGGGTACGCGTCCGCGCCGACGAGGTCCAGGTCGAGGCCCGCGTCGGCGAGGATGGCGTGCAGTTCGGTGATTTTCCCGGCGTTGCGGGTGGCGAGGATCAGGCGCTTCATGCACCGATTATCGCCGGGCCGGGCGGTGTGCCCTACGGGGTGCAGACCTTGCCGATCTCCGTCGCCGCGTTCGTCACCGGGGTGATGTCGGGGGTGGCGTCGCCGCTCTCGATGGACTCGCGGACGTTGGCCACACCAGCCTGGAGGTCGTCCACCGCCTTGGAGAGGTCCGCGTTGTCCGTGGCCCCGTCGAGGTTCTTGAGCTCGCGGTCGATGTCGTCCAGGGCTTCCGACGCCTGGGTGATGTCCCCGGAGGCGCTGGAGACGGCCCGCTGGAGGTTGCCGACGCTGGTGGCCACGGCGTCGGCGGTCCGGACGCAGTCGAGGGCCTTGTCGAGTCCGGCGCAGCCCACGGCCGTGGTCAGCGTGAGCATGGTGGCGGCGGTGGCGAGTACGAGGCGTTGGTGGCGGCGCGAAGCCATGGTGCGGTCCCTCCCCGGGGATCGGTACGCGGACGGGCGCACGGTTCGACCCGTGCGCCCGTGCTCGTAACGACGCTGTGCGGTGCTTATTTGGTTGCTTCTTTACCCGGGGAGGGTGAGTCGCTACGCGTTCTGCGTGGTTGCGAGTGCGTCACGCTGGAGTGCCGCCAGGTCCACGCAGCCCGCCGTGGCCAGGTCGAGGAGCGAGCCGAGCTCCTTGCGGTCGAAGGGGGCGCCCTCGGCGGTGCCCTGGACCTCGACGAAGCGGCCGTCGCCGGTGCAGACGACGTTCATGTCGGTCTCGGCGCGGACGTCCTCCTCGTAGCAGAGGTCGAGGAGGGGGGTGCCGTCGACGATGCCGACGCTGATCGCGGCAACGGTGTCGGTGAGCGGCTTGCGGCCGGCCTTGACGATCTTCTTGCCCTGGGCCCAGGCGACGGCGTCGGCGAGGGCGACGTACGCGCCGGTGATGGCGGCCGTACGGGTGCCGCCGTCGGCCTGGAGGACGTCGCAGTCCAGGACGATGGTGTTCTCGCCGAGGGCCTTGTAGTCGATGACCGCGCGCAGCGAGCGGCCGATCAGGCGGCTGATCTCGTGGGTGCGTCCGCCGATCTTGCCGCGGACGGCCTCGCGGTCGCCGCGGGTGTTGGTGGAGCGGGGCAGCATGGAGTATTCGGCGGTGACCCAGCCCTCGCCGCTGCCCTTGCGCCAGCGCGGGACGCCTTCGGTGACGGAGGCGGTGCAGAAGACTTTGGTGTCGCCGAAGGAGATGAGGACTGAGCCCTCGGCGTGCTTGCTCCAGCCGCGTTCGATGGTGACGGGGCGGAGCTGTTCGGGGGTGCGGCCGTCGATGCGAGACATGGGGCCGACTTTATCCGTTGGCGGGGGTGGCTCCGTTCGGGTGCGGGTGGGCCCGGACGGCGGAGCGTGGGTTCGCGTACGGCACAGGCCCCGCCGCCGGGTGAGGGTGCGGGGCCTGCGGGTGCGGACCGGAAGGGGCCCAGTGCGGGCCGGGGGGCTGCGGGGTGCGGGCCCCAGGGGGCCTGCGGGGTGCGCCCCCAGGGGGCCCACCGCGTCCGGCGCGGCAGTCAGACGGTCACATCATGTCTTCGATGTCGGCGGCGATGGGGTCCGCGTCGGTGCCGATGACGACCTGGATCGCGGTGCCCATCTTGACGACGCCGTGGGCGCCGGCGGCCTTCAGGGCGGCCTCGTCCACCAGGTCGGCGTTGTGGACCTCGGTGCGGAGGCGGGTGATGCAGCCTTCGATCTCGTCGATGTTCTCGATGCCGCCGAGCCCGGCGACGATCTTCTCAGCCTTGGTGGCCATGCCTTCTCCCTGGTTTGCGCGTGCAGACGGGCCGCCCGCTGCGGGTCCGTTTCGTCACGGTAACGCACGGTTGGCCCAACTTCGCGGGCGGGTAACCGGACTATCACCAAAGATAACGATCACCGGTGCCCTGACTTCGGGGCGGGCCCCGGACCGTGACGCAACTGGTCTACACCAGTTTCCGACGACCGCCAAACGAGGCCTGTTCCGGAAGGATGCCGATGAGTTCGAGCGCCGCTGCGGCACCGCAGCCAAAATGGTGGAACGGGCCGGTCCAGGGCTTGCAGAAGGTCGGCCGCTCCCTCCAGCTCCCGGTGGCCGTCCTCCCGGCGGCGGGCCTGCTCGTCAGCCTCGGGAACCTCTTCGACTCCTATCTGCACGGCGCCTTCTGGGACAAGACCTCCAAGGTCCTGCTCAACGGCGGCACCGCGATCCTCGACGGCCAGGTCGGCCTGCCGCTCCTCTTCTGCATCGGTGTGGCCATCGGCTTCGCCAAGAAGGCGGACGGCTCCACCGCACTCGCGGCCGTCGTCGGCTTCCTGGTCTACCGGGGTGTCCTGACGGCCTTCCCCATGGACGGCACGGTCACCGACGAGCTGCCCGACGGCGAGCCGCAGAACCCCGGCGTCCTCGGCGGCATCCTCATCGGCCTGCTGACCGCGATGGTCTGGCAGCGCTACCACCGCACCAAGCTGGTGGACTGGCTCGGCTTCTTCAACGGCCGGCGCCTGGTGCCGATCCTGATGGCGTTCCTCTGCGTGATCCTGGGCGTGCTGTTCGGGCTGCTGTGGCAGCCGGTGGGTGACGGGCTGACCTGGTTCTCCAAGCAGCTGATCGACCTCGGCTCATGGGGCGCGGCGATCTTCGGCTTCGCGAACCGGCTGCTGATCCCGATCGGCATGCACCAGTTCCTGAACACGTTCTTCTGGTTCCAGGCGGGCGAGTTCACCGGGGCGGACGGCGCGACCGTCCAGGGCGACATCTCCCGGTTCTTCGCCGAGGACCCCTCGGCCGGCCAGTTCACCTCGGGCTTCTTCCCGATCATGATGTTCGGCCTGCCCGCCGCGGCCCTGGCCATCACCCACACCGCGCGGCCCGAGCGCCGCAAGGAGGTGGGCGGTCTCATGGTGTCGGTGGCGCTGACGTCGTTCGTCACGGGCGTGACCGAGCCGATCGAGTTCTCGTTCATGTTCGTCGCACCGCTGCTGTACGGCGCGCACGCGGTGCTCACCGGGGCCTCGATGGGCATCACCTGGCTGCTGGGGGTGCATGCCGGGTTCAGCTTCTCGGCGGGGTTGATCGACTACGTCGTCAACTGGCATCTGGATACGAAACCGTGGCTGATCATCCCGATCGGCGTCTGCTTCGCCGTGATCTACTACATCGTCTTCCGCTTCGCGATCACCAAGTTCGACCTCAAGACGCCGGGCCGGGAACCGGAGGAGATCGAGAAGGAGATCGAGAAGGATCTGACGAAGTAGCAGGTCGGCCGGGTTCCAGCCCGGTCACGCAAGGCCCTCGGACCACCTGGTCCGAGGGCCTTCGCCATGTCACCGAACGTGCCGGGTCTGCTACCGCGAATCAACAGGGAATTGCAGGTTCCTTATCTAACCCTCACCGTGCTAAAACTGGTCTACACCACTGAGTGGTCCAGACCACGGCTGTCTGCCGCGTCTGTCGAGTCGCCGCCTCCCCGCATCAATGACCCGGGCGGCACCGTGCACCATGGAGGATGTTGATGACCACGGCTGAGACCGCACCCGCGGCCGAGAAGAAGAAGGGCGCCGGCGCGATGGCCGTCATGCAGCGCATCGGCCGCAGCCTCATGTTGCCGGTCGCCGTGCTGCCGGCCGCCGCGCTCCTGGTCCGCCTCGGCAACGGCGACATGCTGGGGCGCGAGTCGTTCCCGACCTTCATCACGAAGCTCGCCGGCTACATGGCCGCGGGCGGCGGCGCGATCCTCGACAACATGCCGCTGCTGTTCGCCGTCGGCATCGCGATCGGCTTCGCGAAGAAGTCGGACGGCTCCACGGCCCTGGCCGCCGTCACCGGCTACCTCGTCTTCCAGAAGGTGCTCGCCACCTTCACGGACAGCAACCTGCCCCAGGTCGCCAGCGTGGCCGACGGCAAGATCGTGATGAGCGACGCCCCCGTCAACGCCGGTGTCCTCGGCGGTGTCGTGATGGGCATAGTCGTGGCCCTGCTGTACCAGAAGTTCTACCGGACGAAGCTGCCCGACTGGGCGGGCTTCTTCAGCGGCCGCCGCCTGGTCCCGATCCTCTCCGCCTTCGCGGGTCTGCTCATCGGTATCGTCTTCGGTCTGATCTGGCCGGTCCTCGGCGCCGGTCTGCACAACTTCGGTGAGTGGCTCGTCGGCTCCGGCGCGGTCGGCGCGGGCATCTTCGGTGTCGCCAACCGTGCGCTGATCCCGGTCGGCATGCACCACCTGCTGAACTCCTTCCCCTGGTTCCAGGCGGGCGAGTACAACGGCGCCCACGGTGACATCGCCCGCTTCCTCGCCGGTGACCCGGACGCCGGACAGTTCATGACCGGCTTCTTCCCGATCATGATGTTCGCCCTCCCGGCGGCCTGCCTCGCGATCGTCCACTGCGCCCGCCCCGAGCGCCGCAAGGTCGTCGGCGGCATGATGTTCTCCCTGGCGCTGACCTCGTTCGTCACCGGTGTGACCGAGCCGATCGAGTTCACGTTCATGTTCATCGCCCCGGTGCTGTACGCGATCCACGCGGTGCTGACCGGTGTGTCGATGGCCCTGACCTGGGCGCTCGGCATGAAGGACGGCTTCGGCTTCTCCGCGGGCCTGGTCGACTTCCTGCTGAACCTCGGCATCGCGTCGAAGCCCTGGCTGCTGGTCCTGGTCGGCCTCTGCTTCGCGGTGGTCTACTACGTGGTCTTCCGCTTCGCGATCACCAAGTTCAACCTCCCGACCCCGGGCCGGGAGTCGGACGAGGAGCTCGCCGAGCTGCAGAAGGCCGAGGCGAAGTAGCCCTCAGCCCCGCCCCGTACACACGGAACCCCCGCCTTCCCTCCCGGAAGGCGGGGGTTCCGTCGTACCCGGACCCGGACCCGTACTCAGAACTCGTACACCGCTCCCGGCGCGGCCAGTTCCACCGGGCCCGGGTAGGCAGCCCGGGCGTCGGCGAGGTTGCGGTTCTCGTCCGTCCACGGGGGGATGTGGGTGAGGACCAGTCGGCGGGCGCCCGCGCGGGCGGCGGCCTCGCCGGCCTCGCGGCCGTTGAGGTGCAGGTCGGGGATGTCTTCCTTGCCGTCGACGAACGACGCCTCGCAGAGGAACAGGTCCGCGTCCCGGGCCAGCTCCTCCAGGGCGTCGCAGGTCCCCGTGTCGCCGGAGTAGGCGAGGGTGGAGCCGCCGTGCTCGATCCGGATGCCGAAGGTGTCGACGGGGTGGCGGAGCTTCTCCGTACGGACCGTGAAGGGGCCGATCTCGAAGGTGTCGGCCTTGAGCGTGCGGAAGTCGAAGACCTCGCTCATCGCCCGGTCGGAGGGGGTGTCGCCATGGGCGGCGGTCAGGCGCTGCTCGGTGCCCTCGGGGCCGTGGACCGGGAGGGGGACGGGGCGGGCGCCGTCGTGGCGGTAGTAGCGCACGACGAAGTACGCGCACATGTCGATGTAGTGGTCGGCGTGGAGGTGGCTGAGGAAGATCGCGTCGAGGTCGTAGAGACCGACGTGGCGCTGCAACTCGCCGAGGGCACCGTTGCCCATGTCGAGGAGCAGCCGGAAGCCGTCGGCCTCTACGAGGTAGCTCGAGCATGCCGAACCCGGGGACGGGAACGAGCCGGAGCAGCCGACGACGGTGAGCTTCATGGAGCGTGAACCTCCGAGGCATGGGAACGGGGAGGGTTCGTGCGGAAGGGGTCGTGCAATTCCTGCCGGAACGTTTTGCGGTTTGTCGAGCGTAAGGCGCAAAACTCCGCGTCGCTCCTCTGCCGCCTGCCGTTGTGGGGGAACTCACCTGCTCTGTCACCGGTTCGATGGAAGCGCGCCCACGGTGGGGCCCGGGCGCGGCGTCCGGGCGCGGGAGGGGCGCCCGTCGGCCGCCGGTACGGTCGGGGGATGGACATGTTCTGGTGGGTGGCGCTGGTCGCCGTAGTTCTGCTGGCCCTCGTCGCCGCGGTGGTGGACGGGCGGGGGCGCTCGGACCGGGGGCCCCGGTCGCGGCGGCCGCGGCAGCCGGTGGGGTCGACGCGTCCCCCGTCACGGCCGTCGGGGCCTTCCGGCCCTGCGGGGCGCGGGGACGGGCGTACGCCGCGGGCGGGTGAGGTGTGGTGGGCCGATGTGCCGTACGAGGACGGGCCCGGGTCCAAGGACCGGCCGTGCCTGGTGCTCTCGGTACGGGGGCGGGGCCGGGGGCGCACGGCGCTCGTCGCCAAGATCACCAGCAAGCATCATGAGGAGCGGCCCGGGGTGATCGCGCTGCCCGCGGGGACGGTGGGGGATCAGCGGGGGCGGCAGAGCTTCCTGGAGACGGATGAGCTGCGGGAGGTGCCGTTGGCCGGGTTCCGGCGGCGGGTGGGGGCCGTGGATCCCGAGCTGTGGGAGCGGGTGCGGGGGTTGGGGGCGGGGTGAGGGCGGGGCCGGGTTTCGGGGCTCCGCCCCGGACCCCGCTCCTCAAACGCAGGAGGGGCTGAGTGGCGCCCGGACCGGCTGGGAGGGGCCCCAGGCCAGCTGAAGGCCTGCGGCCCCTACGCCCAGAGCTGGCCTTGCAGCGTTTCGATTGCCGCCTCCGTCGTCTCCGCCGTGTAGACGCCCGTCGACAGGTACTTCCAGCCGCCGTCCGCCACCACGAAGACGATGTCCGCGCTCTCCCCCGCCTTGACCGCCTTCTTGCCCACGCCGATCGCCGCGTGGAGGGCGGCGCCGGTGGAGACGCCCGCGAAGATGCCCTCCTGCTGGAGGAGTTCGCGGGTGCGGGTGACCGCGTCGGCTGAGCCGACCGAGAAGCGGGTGGTGAGGACCGAGGCGTCGTAGAGCTCGGGGACGAAGCCCTCGTCGAGGTTGCGGAGGCCGTAGACCAGGTCGTCGTAGCGCGGTTCGGCGGCGACGATCTGGATGCCGGGGCGGTTCTCGCGGAGGTAGCGGCCGACGCCCATCAGGGTGCCGGTGGTGCCGAGGCCCGCCACGAAGTGCGTGATGGACGGGAGGTCGGTGAGGATCTCCGGTCCGGTGGTGGCGTAGTGGGCGCCCGCGTTGTCCGGGTTGCCGTACTGGTAGAGCATCACCCAGTCCGGGTGCTCGGCGGCCAGCTCCTTCGCGACGCGTACGGCGGTGTTGGAGCCGCCCGCGGCCGGGGAGGAGATGATCTCGGCGCCCCACATGGCGAGCAGGTCGCGCCGCTCCTGCGAGGTGTTCTCCGGCATGACGCAGACGATGCGGTAGCCCTTGAGCTTGGCCGCCATGGCGAGCGAGATGCCGGTGTTGCCGCTGGTGGGCTCCAGGATGGTGCAGCCGGGGGTGAGCCGGCCGTCCTTCTCGGCCTGTTCGACCATGTGGAGCGCGGGGCGGTCCTTGATGGAGCCGGTGGGGTTGCGGTCCTCCAGCTTGGCCCAGATGCGGACGTCCTCGGACGGGGACAGCCGCGGGAGGCGGACGAGGGGGGTGTTCCCCACGGCCGCCAGCGGGGAGTCGTACCGCATCAGCGCATGCCGCCGGCGACGGCCGGGAGGATGGTGACGTTGTCGCCGTCGCTGAGCTTGGTGGAGATGCCGTCGAGGAAGCGGACGTCCTCGTCGTTGAGGTAGACGTTCACGAAGCGGCGGAGCTGTTCGCCGTCGACGATGCGCTCACGGATGCCGGTGTGGCGGCTCTCCAGGTCGGCGAAGAGGTCGGCGAGGGTGTCCCCGTTGCCTTCGACGGCCTTCGCGCCGTCGGTGTAGGTGCGGAGGATGGTCGGGATGCGGACCTCGATGGCCATGGCGTGGGCTCCTGTCGAAAGCGGGGAGGTGGCGTGGGGCGCGCGTTTCTTCCCCCGCGCAGGGGGTGGTGCAGGTGGGTGGCGCGCGGGCCGTGGCTCAGGCCGGGCGGCTCACGGGCAGGCTGCGGGCGGGGGACAGATCGCGCTCTTGAGCCTGCACAGGTCGACGTGCAGCCGCGCGACGAGCAGCGTGCCCGGCGTCCTGTTGCTCACGTCATGGGGAACCATGCGGGCATCGTATCGATTCCCCGTCCGGAAACCCGAGTGTGATCCCACATCGTGGATGGTGAGCGACCACTATGCGGACGTGCGCCGCTCGGTGTGGTCCTGCGGGAGGTAGACCACCGTGGGGGCGCCCGTCTTCGGGTGGGTGCTGACCTCGGCGGCGACGCCGTACACCTCGCCCAGCAGCTCCGCCGTGAGGACCTTTTCCG is a genomic window of Streptomyces sp. SID8374 containing:
- a CDS encoding cysteine synthase, giving the protein MRYDSPLAAVGNTPLVRLPRLSPSEDVRIWAKLEDRNPTGSIKDRPALHMVEQAEKDGRLTPGCTILEPTSGNTGISLAMAAKLKGYRIVCVMPENTSQERRDLLAMWGAEIISSPAAGGSNTAVRVAKELAAEHPDWVMLYQYGNPDNAGAHYATTGPEILTDLPSITHFVAGLGTTGTLMGVGRYLRENRPGIQIVAAEPRYDDLVYGLRNLDEGFVPELYDASVLTTRFSVGSADAVTRTRELLQQEGIFAGVSTGAALHAAIGVGKKAVKAGESADIVFVVADGGWKYLSTGVYTAETTEAAIETLQGQLWA
- a CDS encoding PTS transporter subunit EIIC yields the protein MTTAETAPAAEKKKGAGAMAVMQRIGRSLMLPVAVLPAAALLVRLGNGDMLGRESFPTFITKLAGYMAAGGGAILDNMPLLFAVGIAIGFAKKSDGSTALAAVTGYLVFQKVLATFTDSNLPQVASVADGKIVMSDAPVNAGVLGGVVMGIVVALLYQKFYRTKLPDWAGFFSGRRLVPILSAFAGLLIGIVFGLIWPVLGAGLHNFGEWLVGSGAVGAGIFGVANRALIPVGMHHLLNSFPWFQAGEYNGAHGDIARFLAGDPDAGQFMTGFFPIMMFALPAACLAIVHCARPERRKVVGGMMFSLALTSFVTGVTEPIEFTFMFIAPVLYAIHAVLTGVSMALTWALGMKDGFGFSAGLVDFLLNLGIASKPWLLVLVGLCFAVVYYVVFRFAITKFNLPTPGRESDEELAELQKAEAK
- the rph gene encoding ribonuclease PH, whose product is MSRIDGRTPEQLRPVTIERGWSKHAEGSVLISFGDTKVFCTASVTEGVPRWRKGSGEGWVTAEYSMLPRSTNTRGDREAVRGKIGGRTHEISRLIGRSLRAVIDYKALGENTIVLDCDVLQADGGTRTAAITGAYVALADAVAWAQGKKIVKAGRKPLTDTVAAISVGIVDGTPLLDLCYEEDVRAETDMNVVCTGDGRFVEVQGTAEGAPFDRKELGSLLDLATAGCVDLAALQRDALATTQNA
- the rdgB gene encoding RdgB/HAM1 family non-canonical purine NTP pyrophosphatase, coding for MKRLILATRNAGKITELHAILADAGLDLDLVGADAYPDIPDVKETGVTFAENALLKAHALAQATGLPAIADDSGLCVDVLGGAPGIFSARWSGTHGDDRANLRLLLAQLGDIADAHRGAYFACAAALALPDGTERVVEGRLNGTLRHTPSGTNGFGYDPILQPEGETRTCAELTPAEKNAISHRGKAFRALVPVVRELAG
- a CDS encoding MBL fold metallo-hydrolase, producing the protein MKLTVVGCSGSFPSPGSACSSYLVEADGFRLLLDMGNGALGELQRHVGLYDLDAIFLSHLHADHYIDMCAYFVVRYYRHDGARPVPLPVHGPEGTEQRLTAAHGDTPSDRAMSEVFDFRTLKADTFEIGPFTVRTEKLRHPVDTFGIRIEHGGSTLAYSGDTGTCDALEELARDADLFLCEASFVDGKEDIPDLHLNGREAGEAAARAGARRLVLTHIPPWTDENRNLADARAAYPGPVELAAPGAVYEF
- a CDS encoding MoaD/ThiS family protein encodes the protein MAIEVRIPTILRTYTDGAKAVEGNGDTLADLFADLESRHTGIRERIVDGEQLRRFVNVYLNDEDVRFLDGISTKLSDGDNVTILPAVAGGMR
- a CDS encoding putative leader peptide; its protein translation is MVPHDVSNRTPGTLLVARLHVDLCRLKSAICPPPAACP
- a CDS encoding PTS glucose/sucrose transporter subunit IIB; this translates as MATKAEKIVAGLGGIENIDEIEGCITRLRTEVHNADLVDEAALKAAGAHGVVKMGTAIQVVIGTDADPIAADIEDMM
- a CDS encoding PTS transporter subunit EIIC, with amino-acid sequence MSSSAAAAPQPKWWNGPVQGLQKVGRSLQLPVAVLPAAGLLVSLGNLFDSYLHGAFWDKTSKVLLNGGTAILDGQVGLPLLFCIGVAIGFAKKADGSTALAAVVGFLVYRGVLTAFPMDGTVTDELPDGEPQNPGVLGGILIGLLTAMVWQRYHRTKLVDWLGFFNGRRLVPILMAFLCVILGVLFGLLWQPVGDGLTWFSKQLIDLGSWGAAIFGFANRLLIPIGMHQFLNTFFWFQAGEFTGADGATVQGDISRFFAEDPSAGQFTSGFFPIMMFGLPAAALAITHTARPERRKEVGGLMVSVALTSFVTGVTEPIEFSFMFVAPLLYGAHAVLTGASMGITWLLGVHAGFSFSAGLIDYVVNWHLDTKPWLIIPIGVCFAVIYYIVFRFAITKFDLKTPGREPEEIEKEIEKDLTK
- a CDS encoding type II toxin-antitoxin system PemK/MazF family toxin — translated: MDMFWWVALVAVVLLALVAAVVDGRGRSDRGPRSRRPRQPVGSTRPPSRPSGPSGPAGRGDGRTPRAGEVWWADVPYEDGPGSKDRPCLVLSVRGRGRGRTALVAKITSKHHEERPGVIALPAGTVGDQRGRQSFLETDELREVPLAGFRRRVGAVDPELWERVRGLGAG